The proteins below come from a single Mercenaria mercenaria strain notata chromosome 3, MADL_Memer_1, whole genome shotgun sequence genomic window:
- the LOC123523363 gene encoding protein toll-like, with protein sequence MLLLQKNLFFTVLVFMTGLYGGTKINGMDDCLTDESSVKREHSLPYVLPDNMSRVIVNDFLHVMIKNETFTNSTWMSIDFLDITVNLYVNLRLYDYNFFSLTTLKTLGIHSPRLRFNNEQNQRNIMYGLTTLHTLNLSSCSNFSARGLLSMLETHNRLDALILDQFASTGSHNFDFDQAFFEIISKLEIRKLSLSGCNLLFKGPFQTENRSYHLHDLDISNTTLVISSDKSELDVLLKGLLSKVKSLDASLIQSRFFELDYNFLSNKTINVKCNNTYDNYINRLYFRVENLKLNGMISRSMDINNSFVNLTKCNINLESLQLRSNKLHIFNSTILWPSKMPLYELDLSLNDLEYLSPFAFGSVLSLKMFQLAHNKLHLMTSFVEFRYLFLTFKQLLHLDLSHNQLSWLPTTMFSNNINLTELDLSHNEFASISFEIRHLINLLFLNMKSNKILYIDGSDLRNLVFLTHNMPKPVEISFSDNPLLCNCKSEPFITWLTNIKRKYTCTFDGNDIAVNDKAVDETRFLCIRSTVVKISVSAGIAILCIISLAITFNVYRKRKREIVRKRENFLEDFKNGLVEQKFLCFLSFSSEDEGPTISLIYENLRESLKALTGIEDRGGSSMFW encoded by the coding sequence ATGCTTCTGCTACAGAAGAACCTTTTCTTTACTGTTCTGGTCTTTATGACTGGTTTATACGGAGGAACAAAGATCAATGGAATGGATGATTGTTTAACTGACGAATCATCAGTTAAACGTGAACACAGTCTACCATACGTTCTTCCTGATAATATGTCAAGAGTTATTGTGAATGACTTTTTGCATGTCATGATAAAGAATGAAACATTTACGAATAGTACCTGGATGTCAATAGATTTCTTGGATATAACAGTGAATCTCTATGTGAATTTACGTCTATATGACTACAACTTTTTCTCTCTCACTACTTTAAAGACACTCGGAATACATTCCCCTCGTTTAAGGTTTAACAATGAGCAAAATCAGAGAAATATTATGTACGGATTGACAACGCTGCACACATTAAATCTATCGTCATGTTCTAATTTCAGTGCGAGAGGTCTTTTGTCAATGCTTGAGACACATAACCGCTTAGACGCATTAATTCTTGACCAGTTTGCCTCTACTGGTTctcataattttgattttgatcaagcattttttgaaataattagtAAATTGGAAATAAGGAAGTTAAGTTTAAGTGGATGTAACTTACTATTTAAGGGTCCATTCCAGACAGAAAATCGTTCGTATCATTTACATGATTTAGATATTTCAAATACCACGCTGGTGATCAGCAGTGACAAATCAGAGCTAGACGTGCTATTGAAAGGTTTACTGTCAAAAGTGAAAAGTTTAGATGCATCCCTTATTCAGTCTAGATTCTTTGAACTAGATTATAATTTCCtatcaaacaaaacaattaatgtaaaatgtaataacaCTTACGATAACTACATAAACAGACTGTATTTCAgagttgaaaatttgaaattaaatggaATGATTTCTAGAAGTATGGATATAAACAATTCTTTTGTCAACTTAACAAAGTGTAATATTAATTTAGAATCACTACAATTAAGATCTAATAAGTTACATATTTTCAATTCAACTATACTGTGGCCAAGCAAAATGCCCTTGTATGAACTTGATTTATCTTTAAACGATTTGGAATATTTATCCCCTTTTGCCTTTGGATCTGTCTTGTCGTTAAAAATGTTCCAACTTGCTCACAATAAACTGCATCTTATGACATCCTTTGTAGAATTTCGGTATCTCTTCCTTACATTCAAACAATTATTACACCTGGATCTTTCACATAATCAGTTAAGCTGGTTACCTACCACAATGTTTTCTAATAATATCAACTTGACTGAACTAGATTTATCCCACAATGAGTTCGCTTCAATCAGTTTTGAAATACGACATCTAATCAACTTACTTTTTCTGAACATGAAAAGCAATAAGATACTCTATATTGATGGTTCCGACTTGCGAAATCTTGTTTTCCTGACACATAATATGCCAAAACCTGTCGAAATCAGTTTTTCTGATAATCCATTGCTTTGCAATTGCAAGTCAGAACCGTTTATTACATGGTTAACAAACATAAAACGAAAATATACGTGTACCTTCGATGGCAATGATATTGCAGTTAATGATAAAGCAGTTGACGAAACAAGGTTTCTGTGTATACGTTCAACAGTAGTGAAAATTTCAGTGTCAGCAGGTATAGCAATTCTCTGCATCATCTCTCTAGCTATTACGTTCAATGTATACAGGAAACGAAAACGAGAAATAGTacgaaaaagggaaaattttctaGAAGATTTTAAAAACGGATTAGTAGAACAGAAGTTTTTATGCTTTTTATCGTTTTCCAGTGAAGACGAAGGACCTACCATCAGTCTAATTTATGAAAATCTAAGAGAATCGTTGAAAGCATTGACGGGAATAGAGGATAGAGGGGGAAGTAGTATGTTTTGGTGA